A single region of the Brassica rapa cultivar Chiifu-401-42 chromosome A03, CAAS_Brap_v3.01, whole genome shotgun sequence genome encodes:
- the LOC103862374 gene encoding auxin-induced protein 15A-like, giving the protein MGIQLIGLSNAKQKLQRSLSAKITSFLAMSGTNNVPKGHVAVYVGETYQRKKRFVIPISCLNHPLFQDLLSLAEEEFGFDHPTGCLTIPCTEDYFTAVASILNGS; this is encoded by the coding sequence ATGGGTATTCAATTGATTGGACTATCTAACGCCAAGCAAAAGCTTCAAAGAAGCTTATCAGCAAAAATCACGAGCTTTTTGGCAATGTCAGGTACTAATAATGTCCCAAAGGGTCATGTGGCTGTCTACGTGGGTGAGACTTatcaaagaaagaagagatttGTGATACCTATATCATGTTTAAACCATCCATTGTTCCAAGATTTGTTGAGCCTTGCGGAAGAAGAGTTTGGGTTCGATCATCCCACGGGATGTCTAACCATCCCTTGTACTGAAGATTACTTCACTGCTGTAGCTTCTATTTTAAATGGTTCGTGA
- the LOC103862369 gene encoding arginine decarboxylase 2, translated as MPALACVDTYTTDVFIPPSPQPSSTAAVVDTWSPSLSSSLYRIDGWGAPYFSANSSGNISVRPHGSNTLPHQDIDLLKLVKKVTDPKQTGGLGLHLPVIVRFPDVLKNRLECLQSAFDFAVQSQGYESHYQGVYPVKCNQDRFVVEDIVRFGSQFRFGLEAGSKPEILLAMSCLCKGNNEAFLICNGFKDAEYVSLALLGRKLALNTVIVLEQEEELDLVIDLSHKMNVRPVIGLRAKLRTKHSGHFGSTSGEKGKFGLTTTQIVRVVRKLSEACMLDCLQLLHFHIGSQIPSTSLLSDGVSEAAQLYCELVRLGANMKVIDIGGGLGIDYDGSKSGESDLSVAYTLEEYAEAVVASVRFVCERRSVKHPVICSESGRAIVSHHSVLIFEAVSTVKHQADHDDIQFLLEGDDYEELYSAVMRGDQERCLLYVEKLKQRCVEGFKDGVLSIEQLASVDGLCEWVLKAIGGSDPVQTYNINLSVFTSVPDLWGIEQLFPIVPIHKLDQRPGTRGVLSDLTCDSDGKIDKFIGGESTLPLHELESGGGRYFLGMFLGGAYEEALGGVHNLFGGPSVVRVLQSDGPHSFAVTRAVPGQSSADVLRGMQHEPEMMFETLKHRAEEVMHRKGGEGEDDDEGEFCNVAACLDRSFHNMPYLATEEVLSMSNSLSDAVSNLGFYYCDEDGFDYLSA; from the coding sequence ATGCCTGCTTTAGCTTGCGTCGACACCTACACCACCGACGTGTTCATCCCACCGTCACCACAGCCTTCCTCCACCGCCGCCGTCGTCGACACGTGGAGCccctctctctcctcctctctctaCCGCATCGACGGATGGGGAGCTCCTTACTTCTCCGCCAACTCCTCCGGCAACATCTCCGTTCGCCCTCACGGCTCCAACACTCTCCCTCATCAAGACATCGATCTGTTGAAACTCGTCAAGAAAGTAACAGATCCGAAACAAACCGGCGGTTTAGGATTACACCTCCCGGTTATCGTCCGGTTCCCTGACGTTCTTAAAAACCGCCTCGAGTGTCTCCAATCCGCGTTCGATTTCGCGGTACAGAGCCAAGGGTACGAGTCTCATTACCAAGGAGTGTACCCGGTGAAATGCAATCAAGACCGGTTCGTCGTGGAGGACATTGTGAGATTCGGATCTCAATTCCGGTTCGGTTTAGAAGCTGGCTCTAAACCGGAGATCCTCCTCGCTATGAGTTGTTTATGTAAAGGCAACAACGAAGCCTTTCTTATATGTAACGGCTTCAAAGACGCTGAGTATGTCTCGCTAGCTCTGTTGGGAAGGAAGCTAGCGTTGAACACTGTGATTGTGTTGGAGCAAGAAGAGGAGCTTGATCTTGTTATCGATCTTAGCCACAAGATGAACGTGAGGCCTGTGATTGGTTTACGAGCCAAGCTTAGGACTAAACACTCTGGTCACTTCGGTTCAACTTCGGGTGAGAAGGGGAAGTTCGGTTTGACCACTACTCAGATAGTTCGTGTGGTGAGGAAGCTTAGTGAAGCTTGTATGCTTGACTGTCTCCAGCTTTTGCATTTCCACATCGGCTCGCAGATCCCATCCACTTCGTTGCTATCTGATGGTGTCTCAGAAGCTGCTCAGCTCTACTGTGAGCTTGTCCGTCTCGGCGCGAACATGAAGGTTATAGACATTGGTGGCGGGTTGGGGATTGACTACGACGGGTCTAAGTCCGGAGAGAGTGATCTCTCTGTGGCTTATACTCTCGAGGAGTATGCCGAAGCTGTTGTAGCTTCTGTTAGGTTTGTTTGTGAGAGGAGATCAGTGAAGCATCCTGTGATATGTAGTGAAAGCGGAAGAGCTATCGTCTCTCATCACTCAGTGTTGATCTTTGAAGCTGTCTCAACGGTTAAACATCAAGCTGATCATGATGATATTCAGTTTTTGCTCGAAGGTGATGATTACGAGGAGCTGTACTCTGCTGTGATGCGTGGGGATCAAGAAAGGTGTTTACTTTATGTGGAAAAGCTGAAGCAGAGATGTGTTGAAGGATTTAAAGACGGTGTTTTGAGCATTGAGCAGTTAGCTTCTGTTGATGGGTTATGCGAATGGGTTTTAAAGGCTATTGGCGGGTCGGATCCGGTTCAGACTTACAATATCAACCTCTCGGTTTTTACCTCGGTTCCTGATCTTTGGGGGATTGAGCAGCTGTTTCCTATAGTCCCCATCCATAAGCTCGACCAGAGGCCGGGGACGCGTGGCGTCTTGTCGGATTTGACGTGTGATAGTGACGGGAAGATTGATAAGTTCATAGGCGGCGAGTCCACCTTGCCGTTGCATGAGCTGGAGAGTGGTGGTGGGAGGTACTTCTTGGGGATGTTTCTTGGAGGGGCTTACGAGGAGGCGCTCGGTGGAGTGCATAATTTGTTTGGTGGGCCGAGTGTTGTGCGTGTCTTGCAGAGTGATGGGCCTCATAGCTTTGCTGTGACTAGAGCCGTGCCGGGGCAGTCCTCTGCTGATGTTCTTAGGGGAATGCAGCATGAGCCGGAGATGATGTTTGAGACGTTGAAGCACCGAGCAGAGGAAGTGATGCATAGAAAAGGTGGTGaaggagaagatgatgatgaagggGAGTTTTGTAATGTGGCGGCTTGTCTTGATCGTTCGTTCCACAACATGCCGTATCTAGCGACCGAGGAGGTATTGTCTATGAGTAACTCTCTTTCGGATGCGGTCAGTAACCTTGGCTTTTACTACTGCGATGAAGACGGGTTTGACTACCTCTCTGCATGA
- the LOC103862370 gene encoding V-type proton ATPase subunit c1 — protein MSTFSGDETAPFFGFLGAAAALVFSCMGAAYGTAKSGVGVASMGVMRPELVMKSIVPVVMAGVLGIYGLIIAVIISTGINPKAKSYYLFDGYAHLSSGLACGLAGLSAGMAIGIVGDAGVRANAQQPKLFVGMILILIFAEALALYGLIVGIILSSRAGQSRAE, from the exons ATGTCTACCTTCAGCGGCGATGAAACAGCTCCTTTCTTCGGCTTCCTCGGCGCTGCAGCCGCACTCGTCTTCTCCT GTATGGGAGCTGCTTATGGAACCGCAAAGAGTGGTGTTGGTGTGGCGTCTATGGGAGTGATGAGGCCCGAGCTGGTCATGAAGTCCATTGTCCCCGTTGTTATGGCTGGTGTGTTGGGTATTTACGGCTTGATTATTGCTGTTATCATCAGTACCGGTATTAACCCAAAGGCCAAGTCTTACTACCTCTTCGATGGATACGCTCACCTCTCCTCCGGTCTTGCTTGTGGTCTTGCTGGTCTTTCTGCTGGTATGGCCATTGGTATTGTCGGTGATGCCGGTGTCAG GGCAAATGCTCAGCAGCCTAAGCTCTTTGTTGGGATGATTCTTATCCTTATCTTCGCAGAAGCACTTGCTCTTTACGGGCTTATTGTAGGAATCATCCTCTCCTCAAGAGCTGGCCAGTCTAGAGCTGAATGA
- the LOC103862372 gene encoding probable ribosome-binding factor A, chloroplastic, which yields MPNVLHAHQSHLFFPLHPPISAVHCKTEAFHFPQSMAPVNLRTNLSVRRTVKCMANPRRVKMVAKQIMRELSDMLLTDTILQHAVLPEAALGADRYLSSLTTISDVEVSNDLQIVKVYVSVFGDDRGKDVAIAGLKSKAKYVRSELGKRMKLRLTPEVRFIEDESMERGSRVIAILDKIKAEKGSEGGSETSDTPEDDPDEDIIYVK from the exons ATGCCTAACGTGCTCCACGCCCACCAGTCTCACTTATTCTTCCCTCTCCATCCGCCAATCTCAGCCGTGCATTGCAAGACGGAGGCTTTCCACTTCCCGCAATCGATGGCTCCGGTTAACCTCCGTACGAACCTCTCCGTGCGCCGGACAGTAAAGTGTATGGCGAACCCGAGACGAGTTAAGATGGTGGCTAAACAGATAATGAGGGAGCTCTCAGATATGCTTCTCACGGACACTATCTTGCAACACGCCGTGTTGCCCGAAGCTGCACTTGGAGCCGACCGTTACCTCTCTTCTCTCACCACCATCAGTGATGTCGAGGTCTCCAATGATTTGCAG ATTGTGAAGGTATATGTATCggtgtttggagatgatagagggAAAGACGTTGCAATTGCGGGGTTGAAATCTAAAGCTAAGTACGTTAGGAGTGAGCTCGGGAAGCGAATGAAGTTGAGATTGACGCCTGAGGTCAGGTTTATTGAGGATGAATCCATGGAAAGAGGAAGCAGG GTAATTGCAATACTAGACAAAATAAAAGCTGAGAAAGGAAGCGAAGGAGGGTCAGAAACATCTGATACACCAGAGGATGACCCCGACGAAGACATCATCTATGTAAAGTAA
- the LOC117125677 gene encoding peptidyl-prolyl cis-trans isomerase CYP38, chloroplastic-like, whose product MVEGFLYEVPEEYINMPFLKRRVVYMKDKIKDNPNLQDCVFHIVFDGYNAPVTAGNFVDLAERNFYNGMEIQKSDGFVVQTRDPDGHAEGFIDPTTEKVRTVPLEIMGFENDSESSQVFWLLKERELTPSNSNTLDGRYDVFGGYVTQNEDFLADLKVDDVTEFIQVVSG is encoded by the exons ATGGTCGAGGGCTTCCTCTATGAAGTCCCTGAAGAGTATATAAACATGCCTTTTCTCAAGAGAAGAGTGGTGTACATGAAGGACAAGATCAAGGACAATCCCAACCTTCAGGATTGTGTTTTCCACATTGTCTTCGATGGCTATAACGCCCCTGTTACTGCCGGGAACTTTGTGGACTTGGCGGAGCGCAATTTCTACAATGGCATGGAGATCCAGAAAT CTGATGGGTTTGTGGTACAAACGAGAGATCCAGACGGTCATGCGGAAGGATTTATAGATCCAACCACAGAGAAAGTAAGGACGGTTCCTCTTGAGATTATG GGGTTTGAGAATGACTCAGAATCGAGCCAAGTGTTTTGGCTGCTGAAAGAGCGTGAGCTGACGCCAAGCAATTCTAACACCTTGGACGGTCGTTACGATGTCTTCGGCGGCTACGTTACTCAAAATGAAGATTTTCTGGCTGATCTTAAAGTCGATGATGTCACTGAGTTCATTCAAGTTGTCTCCGGTTGA
- the LOC103862375 gene encoding uncharacterized protein LOC103862375 isoform X1, translated as MASTSTILAALKYGRCSSTVEVEVRLLLFWEARNIKRGGHLMGVDMLLLDSKAMLIPATINVNRLPTYRGHLKVGSIFSLSDFDVTRCNQNFRLSLSSVDTVHFMYIATFSF; from the exons atggCTAGCACATCTACCATTCTTGCTGCTCTCAAGTATGGACGCTGCTCATCCACCGTGGAGGTGGAGGTGCGGCTTCTCCTGTTTTGGGAAGCCCGAAACATTAAACGTGGTGGCCACCTCATGGGAGTAGATATGCTTCTTCTGGATTCTAAG GCGATGCTCATACCCGCCACCATCAACGTGAACCGTCTTCCCACCTACCGGGGACACTTGAAGGTAGGTTCCATATTCTCTTTGAGTGACTTTGATGTCACTAGGTGTAATCAGAATTTTAGACTTTCACTCTCCTCTGTTGATACGGTTCACTTTATGTATATTGCAACTTTCTCCTTCTGA
- the LOC103862375 gene encoding uncharacterized protein LOC103862375 isoform X2 — MASTSTILAALKYGRCSSTVEVEVRLLLFWEARNIKRGGHLMGVDMLLLDSKAMLIPATINVNRLPTYRGHLKVDTRYKIV, encoded by the exons atggCTAGCACATCTACCATTCTTGCTGCTCTCAAGTATGGACGCTGCTCATCCACCGTGGAGGTGGAGGTGCGGCTTCTCCTGTTTTGGGAAGCCCGAAACATTAAACGTGGTGGCCACCTCATGGGAGTAGATATGCTTCTTCTGGATTCTAAG GCGATGCTCATACCCGCCACCATCAACGTGAACCGTCTTCCCACCTACCGGGGACACTTGAAG GTAGATACCCGCTACAAGATCGTTTAG
- the LOC103862373 gene encoding auxin-responsive protein SAUR50, translated as MSQRGPTMKLNPQLALPFWLPPSPSKHMHMSSYPSLSTHTRVCTATYIYKIFIYKYMHLNSSITTHLLPNSLYPSNTTKSFSLSITQRQMAIMKKSSKLTQTAMLKQILKRCSSLGKTNGGGYDEDFLPLDVPKGHFPVYVGENRSRYIVPVSFLTHPEFQSLLRRAEEEFGFDHDMGITIPCDELVFQNLTSVIR; from the coding sequence ATGTCACAAAGAGGACCAACAATGAAATTAAATCCTCAGCTGGCTTTGCCATTTTGGCTCCCACCTTCTCCTTCTAAACATATGCACATGTCTTCATATCCTTCTCTCTCTACACACACAAGAGTATGTACAGCCACATACATATACAAAatctttatttataaatatatgcaCCTCAACTCCTCAATAACCACCCATCTCCTTCCCAACTCTCTCTATCCTTCAAACACAACCAAAAGCTTTTCTCTCTCAATAACCCAAAGACAAATGGCCATAATGAAGAAATCTTCAAAACTAACTCAGACAGCAATGCTAAAGCAGATTCTAAAGAGATGCTCGAGCTTAGGAAAGACGAATGGAGGAGGATACGATGAAGATTTCCTCCCACTAGACGTACCAAAGGGGCACTTTCCTGTCTATGTCGGAGAGAACAGAAGCAGATACATTGTCCCAGTCTCCTTCTTGACTCACCCTGAGTTCCAATCTCTCTTAAGACGAGCTGAGGAAGAGTTTGGATTTGACCACGATATGGGTATCACCATTCCTTGTGATGAACTTGTCTTCCAGAACCTAACTTCAGTGATCCGATGA